The genomic region NNNNNNNNNNNNNNNNNNNNNNNNNNNNNNNNNNNNNNNNNNNNNNNNNNNNNNNNNNNNNNNNNNNNNNNNNNNNNNNNNNNNNNNNNNNNNNNNNNNNNNNNNNNNNNNNNNNNNNNNNNNNNNNNNNNNNNNNNNNNNNNNNNNNNNNNNNNNNNNNNNNNNNNNNNNNNNNNNNNNNNNNNNNNNNNNNNNNNNNNNNNNNNNNNNNNNNNNNNNNNNNNNNNNNNNNNNNNNNNNNNNNNNNNNNNNNNNNNNNNNNNNNNNNNNNNNNNNNNNNNNNNNNNNNNNNNNNNNNNNNNNNNNNNNNNNNNNNNNNNNNNNNNNNNNNNNNNNNNNNNNNNNNNNNNNNNNNNNNNNNNNNNNNNNNNNNNNNNNNNNNNNNNNNNNNNNNNNNNNNNNNNNNNNNNNNNNNNNNNNNNNNNNNNNNNNNNNNNNNNNNNNNNNNNNNNNNNNNNNNNNNNNNNNNNNNNNNNNNNNNNNNNNNNNNNNNNNNNNNNNNNNNNNNNNNNNNNNNNNNNNNNNNNNNNNNNNNNNNNNNNNNNNNNNNNNNNNNNNNNNNNNNNNNNNNNNNNNNNNNNNNNNNNNNNNNNNNNNNNNNNNNNNNNNNNNNNNNNNNNNNNNNNNNNNNNNNNNNNNNNNNNNNNNNNNNNNNNNNNNNNNNNNNNNNNNNNNNNNNNNNNNNNNNNNNNNNNNNNNNNNNNNNNNNNNNNNNNNNNNNNNNNNNNNNNNNNNNNNNNNNNNNNNNNNNNNNNNNNNNNNNNNNNNNNNNNNNNNNNNNNNNNNNNNNNNNNNNNNNNNNNNNNNNNNNNNNNNNNNNNNNNNNNNNNNNNNNNNNNNNNNNNNNNNNNNNNNNNNNNNNNNNNNNNNNNNNNNNNNNNNNNNNNNNNNNNNNNNNNNNNNNNNNNNNNNNNNNNNNNNNNNNNNNNNNNNNNNNNNNNNNNNNNNNNNNNNNNNNNNNNNNNNNNNNNNNNNNNNNNNNNNNNNNNNNNNNNNNNNNNNNNNNNNNNNNNNNNNNNNNNNNNNNNNNNNNNNNNNNNNNNNNNNNNNNNNNNNNNNNNNNNNNNNNNNNNNNNNNNNNNNNNNNNNNNNNNNNNNNNNNNNNNNNNNNNNNNNNNNNNNNNNNNNNNNNNNNNNNNNNNNNNNNNNNNNNNNNNNNNNNNNNNNNNNNNNNNNNNNNNNNNNNNNNNNNNNNNNNNNNNNNNNNNNNNNNNNNNNNNNNNNNNNNNNNNNNNNNNNNNNNNNNNNNNNNNNNNNNNNNNNNNNNNNNNNNNNNNNNNNNNNNNNNNNNNNNNNNNNNNNNNNNNNNNNNNNNNNNNNNNNNNNNNNNNNNNNNNNNNNNNNNNNNNNNNNNNNNNNNNNNNNNNNNNNNNNNNNNNNNNNNNNNNNNNNNNNNNNNNNNNNNNNNNNNNNNNNNNNNNNNNNNNNNNNNNNNNNNNNNNNNNNNNNNNNNNNNNNNNNNNNNNNNNNNNNNNNNNNNNNNNNNNNNNNNNNNNNNNNNNNNNNNNNNNNNNNNNNNNNNNNNNNNNNNNNNNNNNNNNNNNNNNNNNNNNNNNNNNNNNNNNNNNNNNNNNNNNNNNNNNNNNNNNNNNNNNNNNNNNNNNNNNNNNNNNNNNNNNNNNNNNNNNNNNNNNNNNNNNNNNNNNNNNNNNNNNNNNNNNNNNNNNNNNNNNNNNNNNNNNNNNNNNNNNNNNNNNNNNNNNNNNNNNNNNNNNNNNNNNNNNNNNNNNNNNNNNNNNNNNNNNNNNNNNNNNNNNNNNNNNNNNNNNNNNNNNNNNNNNNNNNNNNNNNNNNNNNNNNNNNNNNTAATCAGAATAGAAGCTTCACTTCACCTCACTTCATCACCCTTCAGTTTCTTATTTCCACTCACTAACACAAACACTATCTTCGCCATGGACCAGACCAGTGTCCTTGCATCTCAACTATGCTACTGCTTCATCATTCTTTTCCATTTAACTCACTCACGTGCCGATCTCCCCGGCACGTGGGAACTCCTCGTGGCCGACGCCGGCATCGCCTCAATGCACACGGCGGTGACCCGGTTCAACACGGTGGTCCTCTTAGACCGAACAAACATCGGCCCATCCCGCAAACTCCTCCCCAAAGGTCACTGCCGTTTCGACAAAAACGATGCCGTATTGAAGCTTGACTGCTACGCTCACTCCGTCCTCCTCGACCTCCACACCAACCAAATCCGACCGTTAAAAATCCTCACCGACACGTGGTGCTCATCGGGGCAGTTTCTCCCAAACGGCACTCTCCTCCAAACCGGTGGCGACTTAGAAGGTTTCAAAAAGATCCGGAAAATAGACCCGTGTGACATAAATGGGTCATGCGATTGGGTTGAGCTAAACGACGTCGAATTAACGGAAGGACGCTGGTACGCATCGAATCAGATCCTCCCTGACGGTTCCGTTATCATAGTTGGTGGACGTGGCTCCAACACCGTCGAATTCTACCCGAAACGCATAAATGGTGCCATTTCGTTCCCGTTCCTTCTTGAAGCAGAAGACACGCAAATGGATAACCTCTACCCTTACGTTCATCTTCTCCCAAATGGTCACCTCTTCGTGTTCGCGAACACGAAGGCGGTGATGTACGATTACACCAAGAACATAGTCCTTACGGTGTACCCGCAGCTAGACGGTGGTCCACGGAATTACCCCTCCGCGGGGTCCTCCGTCATGCTTGCGTTGCAAGGAGATTATTCCAATGCGGAGATTGTTATCTGCGGCGGAGCACAGTACGGTGCGTTTCTTGAGCGGAGTACGGATACTCCGGCTCACGGAAGCTGCGGCCGGATCTCTGCAACTCAAATTGATCCGGTTTGGGTCACGGAGGACATGCCGTATGGGAGGATAATGGGAGACATGGTAATGCTACCAAACGGCGACGTTTTGATCATTAACGGCGCTATGTCGGGTTCGCAGGGATTTGACATGGCATCGAATCCCTGTTTGAACCCGGTTCTTTACCGGCCTAACGAACCGTTAGGCCTTCGGTTCATGGTTCTGAACCCGGGAACAGTTCCCAGGATGTACCATTCAACTGCGAATTTGTTACCCGATGGAAGGGTGCTTCTTGCAGGGAGCAACCCGCACGTGTTCTATAAGTTCGATGCTGAATTTCCAACGGAATTGAGAATTGAAGCGTTTTCTCCCGAGTATTTGGGTCCGGATAAGGCGAATATCCGACCCGAGATTTTGGAGGTTCCCGAAACGGTGCTTTTTGGAGCGACGTTTAATGTGATTGTGTCGGTTGAGTTGCCTGTGGTGGAAATTGTGGAGGTGAATTTGGCGAGTGCGCCTTTTGCAACGCACTCATTTTCACAGGGTCAACGTTTGGTCAAACTAGCCGTTACTTCTGCTGTGCCGGACGGTGGTGTTGGTAGGTATAGGATTGGGTGTACGGCGCCGCCGAATGGGATGGTTGCGCCACCGGGTTATTACATGGTGTTCGCCGTGAATCATGGCGTGCCTAGCGTTGCACGTTGGGTGCACGTGTCGTAGTAGCTTCGgcaatctttaaaaaaaaaaaatcatgttggGTTCTGATTTTTCGAAACTTGAAAAATTTGGAACATTGGGATTGTATTTGATTACAGTAAAACATTTTTAGTTTTGGATTCTGCAATTGTTAATAGTATTAAAAGGAACGGATAGTTTACGCAGTTGGTTGATTTGTGTTCACTAATGAATTATATgatcaaatggaatattattgaattatttggTTTAGTTTTGTTTTGAAGTTTATTATTTAGTGTTATTGTTTAAACAAAGGTGGACAGTTCAATAGATCAAGTCTTCATGATTTTGTGTGCAGTGTTTCACTAAGATTGATTATTATAACTTGTAAGGATCACAATTATTTGAGACAGAGAAAGTTGGTGTGAAAGTTACACTTCATACTTTTGGCTCCTTGAGATGCTATTGCTGCATAATGTGACTTTTGGGACCCTAAAGTGTATTACTTTTAATACACTTATGAAATCAATGTAGTTAGTGGAATATTATGCTTAAAGAAATGAGATTATATAATATATGACTTTAGAAGAAAAAGGAATCACGGGTATGATTTTGATTAATATAACAACTGAAGTATAATTGTTAttcttaattataaatcaatcagCA from Arachis ipaensis cultivar K30076 chromosome B02, Araip1.1, whole genome shotgun sequence harbors:
- the LOC107625617 gene encoding aldehyde oxidase GLOX, with translation MDQTSVLASQLCYCFIILFHLTHSRADLPGTWELLVADAGIASMHTAVTRFNTVVLLDRTNIGPSRKLLPKGHCRFDKNDAVLKLDCYAHSVLLDLHTNQIRPLKILTDTWCSSGQFLPNGTLLQTGGDLEGFKKIRKIDPCDINGSCDWVELNDVELTEGRWYASNQILPDGSVIIVGGRGSNTVEFYPKRINGAISFPFLLEAEDTQMDNLYPYVHLLPNGHLFVFANTKAVMYDYTKNIVLTVYPQLDGGPRNYPSAGSSVMLALQGDYSNAEIVICGGAQYGAFLERSTDTPAHGSCGRISATQIDPVWVTEDMPYGRIMGDMVMLPNGDVLIINGAMSGSQGFDMASNPCLNPVLYRPNEPLGLRFMVLNPGTVPRMYHSTANLLPDGRVLLAGSNPHVFYKFDAEFPTELRIEAFSPEYLGPDKANIRPEILEVPETVLFGATFNVIVSVELPVVEIVEVNLASAPFATHSFSQGQRLVKLAVTSAVPDGGVGRYRIGCTAPPNGMVAPPGYYMVFAVNHGVPSVARWVHVS